A window of Streptomyces sp. NBC_01689 genomic DNA:
GCCGGGCCGCGGCCTCCTCCTCGTAGGCGAGGGGTAACTCGGTCGTCGTGGCTCCGGTGCCGCGCAGGGCACGGCGGACGCCCGCGAGACGGGGCCGGGAGAAGATCTCCAGACCGGGCTCCTGGGGCACCACGACACCGACACGGCGCCGCCCGCGGGCCGCCAGATGGGTCCCCGCGCTGTGGCCGACCCGGTCGTGGTCCATGAGGAGCGCGTGCGCGCCCTCGACCCGCTCGGGACCCAGCGTGACCACGGCGCGGGCCCCGGAACGCTTGAGGACGGCCACCCCCTGCGGGCCGAGGCCGCTGCCGGGCACCAGCACGGCGACGGGCCGCAGCTCGGCCCAGGCGCGGGCGGCCTCGTCCCCGCGCAGACCGACACTGCCGTACTGGACGACGGTGTACTCCAGACGGCCCAGCGCCCCCTGCAGTTCGTTGAAGAACTGGCTGTGGAGCGGGCCCACCGGCACGGTCGGGGCGGGCATCAGGACCATCCTGCTGTGGCCGGCGCGCAGACTGCGGGCCGCCGCGTGCGGGACGTACCCGAGGTCCCTGGCCGCCTCGTGGACACGGCGCCGGGTGGGTTCGCTGATCCGGACGGCGCTGGTGTTGTTCAGGACGTACGAGACGGTGGCCCGGGAGACGCCCGCCAGGCGGGCCACATCGGCGCTCGTCGGCACGGGGCGTTGTGCGGGCGACGTCGGGACGGGCTGGTTCGGTATCTGCACCATGACGCCCCGCATCCTTGCAGAAGCCCCGCGCGCCCCTCGGCGCCGGGGG
This region includes:
- a CDS encoding LacI family DNA-binding transcriptional regulator; protein product: MVQIPNQPVPTSPAQRPVPTSADVARLAGVSRATVSYVLNNTSAVRISEPTRRRVHEAARDLGYVPHAAARSLRAGHSRMVLMPAPTVPVGPLHSQFFNELQGALGRLEYTVVQYGSVGLRGDEAARAWAELRPVAVLVPGSGLGPQGVAVLKRSGARAVVTLGPERVEGAHALLMDHDRVGHSAGTHLAARGRRRVGVVVPQEPGLEIFSRPRLAGVRRALRGTGATTTELPLAYEEEAAARLAARWRALGLDGVFAYNDEYAMLLMRALQDAGVAVPEETAVIGADDLMLGRLLRPRLSTVHIELPSGRDLAELVDRAVREPGAPPETHEVLGARIVQRDSS